In Euphorbia lathyris chromosome 10, ddEupLath1.1, whole genome shotgun sequence, the DNA window atatttttttatcaaatcttCAAATtatatgtcacacccgaccctagacaacctcaatcggcatcgggcatgaaatagaaagattataatcaatacttattacaattgaaataccaaagttgctaaccataattctaacaacaagcaaccaacttccaaacctcgcctaaacggtcggtaaccttctctatatcctgtactttctcacctaaaaacattaaaacatttaaaaacgtgagacaaaaatacGGACGTGACATTATACCCTTGTAAACTCACAATTCTCCTAGTTCTTTTTACCACGATATTTTCTTACCGATCCTACTCTccacatttttttttggtattggTATTGAGTTTCCACATTGTATTTTCTCTCTTCTTTGTCTCATCTCCATGTTGCTTTGCAGTGACGTTCACACTCCGATATGATCCTTCTTTTTGTTGAGAAAGTCAAACGACTGATGCTCGTATTATCTTCAAACTTGTAGATATGTTGTTCTCATGCCATTTCCCACTCCGATTTGCAACCGCAGTAAATATTTGCACCACATGTTCCCAAAGGCAATATTCCAattcaatataaatataaattaatgagTTTCTACAGATTAATGAGATTGTTAGGATTCGAATTTGATTGTTTGGTCCAAAATGGTTGGATATCATATGTTATGTGGAatccagtggcggaaccaggagcTCGAATGGCCCGGGGCTCAAAcacatcaataaaaaaaaattcaaaacgttaaaaaaaaaatcggaaTTAACTGTGccgcaaattttttttagcctttttaaaataaaatgaggttGAAGGGAATTGGACACAGGACCTCTCAAATAAAAGCAAAgatccttaaccatctcatctacctttaaacattaatataatactacatagagtcaatataattctctccaaaatattacgagacaccattactaaaaaaaaaaatttctcaattCTTGTGTGGCCGGCCGGGGCTGGAGCCTCGGCCAACCCCCCCTGGTTCCGCCCCTGGTGGAACCAAttaaactaaaagctcaagtTGATAGTTAAGGCTCAATCATTAGATCTGACATCTTGTACCTCTCAATTAATAACTTTGAAGCATTTTGTTGCAACCACACATCCATGAATACTTTAGAAAGAATGATTTCTTTCTTGTGAATATGAAAGGTTCTTAATAAtaggttttttttatatataacttttcAATATTTGAAGTGGTCGCTCTTTATTTTCATATCGACGGCTCCAAAAGTTCAGATAATTGTAAGTTCTTTCTCAAGATTTATGTAAAACCAAGTATATAAGAACTCATTCACATTAATGCTCACATCACTGGGGGACATCTTATTCGGATTGGGCTAAATATCAAGTCCATTGgagtttgacataattgtagatagtttttGAAACgtgaatttatatgtaaatttctcaTAATTAAATGGGCTAAAGTTTCAAACCGTCTTACCATCAATACATATACAAATGTTAAATTCTTAAAGGAAAGAGTTTCTCTCATTAttacataaattattatatCTCTAATTTTTGGtgtatatatagaaaattaCACAAAGTATACTcttttgaataaatatttacaaAGAAcaccattttttttcttttttcatttaaatttacttttttCTCTTTTACTTTCCGCAATTGGTGCATGGTTTGTATTTTGAAAACATTACAATTTACAActtaatatttgatattttattataaaaacacGGTCCAATTTGAGAGCCCAGCCCAGCTCAAGCTTGCAGGTGCTATATACGTATAAGATATATCAcatatattgatttttttttaatgtaggATCCGTtattaattgtttatattacTGATAGGTAATATAtatgataacttgtggaaaaatccttgatcggagcacttccctgtgaggcgccgttgggatcggccggggacactccgatgctaaagtcagtaatatttctgagaataaactgtaagcacaaaagtagagaatcagtaagtgtacctttgatcctaggaagctggggtatttatataggtttttataaccttcagcattaatggggaagcaggtgaagagtcgtgttattactcgtctttaattgctatcaattctccattaatcccagtatttagcattgaaaccctcagagttgaggtattcgaacagtcaagtctttattcccctttaatggctattaattgtcatttaattgtatttattcccattcatggatgataataaaggcgccttttcgtattctttgaccCGTCAaagcgtatgtacgctctccttgagagctatggcgggtctccgctactcgctctcatcgggcgtatctcgttatggcgtatctcaccatggtccacgtggcgtggcataatgctagagactccttccttttcctcattatttacatattcgcccctgcattaattatcattaattccacattgatcatgcataaatatctcttttagaatgaataatggtttgccattatttctattaatttttccttattccttattcaagaataatttgggttgttatcaatatATTAGTTGGTTAtagatattttaaatttttatcaaacattttttgttttatacataaaattaaaagaCAAAAATATAAGTTTCGAAAAATCGAAACATACAAGCATGTATTTGACAACATCATGTATTTTCTTATTATAATATGCAGCTATCATTCCTTGCATTTTGCAGTTTTTTAAGACAAGAGTgagtattttatatataaaataataataaaataacccaaataaattattatatatgacaATATTAAGATTAACCATATGCATAATGCCAACTTTTTTGGTTACCTTATCAAATTAGAACCACAAAAAAATTAGTAATTAATATGgaaaattattaatataataataacaaaaagaTACTATTAGataatgatttttattattatcaactTACTATAGTATAGTACTATATTATTAAACAAATTTGCAAGTTGCAAATGTCATCAGAGCTTAAAAGGCATGAAAAAGTAAGAAATGTACAATAGAATTAGACAAGAAGCTGAAAGAATATGAAGTAATCAAGCTTGGCATTTACAGTCAAAATTTCAAACataaaatacaaaacaaaaatCCCAACTAAAAATCATGTGTAAATTAAACTTCTCCACTAAATTTTACTTCAATTAATATTTATgacaatttaaaatataatataaaagtaatttaacTTTATAGttttaagggtaaattctaaaaacgATCCCTGTAGTTTCATGTTGTTCACAAAAAACCTctatggtttgtttttaccaaaaaaaaagaccgtgttatacgccgttacaCGAAACaaggaaaatgacttaacagtgttaaatctgatgacgtggcaaggggcaaAGTTGTccgaatcaaaataaaaaaataaaataacaaaaaaaattaaaaattaaaataacaaaACTGTAccaccattttcttcttcttctctctggcttcaacttcttcttcttatgggtttcttcttttttttcgtCTGGGCTTCTTCTTCTACTTCGAATACAAACTATTAACCAGATCATTTCAATCTTAATCCATATTTCAGAGATTGATTGATTCGTTGATTGAAGATTAACAGCAATCGGTTTTTCAAATACCTATATAGACGcgatgaagaagaaggaggcGATGAAGAAGGAGGCGAACATCGACGCCGATGAGGATTGCGACGGATCATGAGAGGCGAAGAAGAAGGACGCGAAGAAGGaggcgaagaagaagaaggccaGAAGAAAGATCtgggtattttttttaatgattttaattttcagCATATTAAGAACCAAATCCGATTGCGATTTCAAGAATAAACGAGATTAAAATCATATAAACATCATTTATTTAATCAATCGAAACGGAAGTCGGGTTTTACAGAGTTCGTAGTATTTGTGAGGAGAGAGTTTCGAAGTACGGAGCTCCGACAGCATCTGAGCTGAGTATTTGAGATAGTAATGAACTTTTGAGAAAAGAAATACCAAAGCGCGATGCATGTAAAAGGCGTTGTGTTGAATGCTGGCAATTCCTTTGGCAAGCCATTTCTCTTCGTCCTCAattccgaagaagaagaagaatttaattttcttttttcttttttgttatttttatttttttattttaattcggaCAATTttgccccttgccacgtcatcagatttaacactgttaagtcattttccttatttcgtgtaacggcgtataacacgatcctttttttttttttggtaaaaacaaaccacgtGGTTTTTTTGTgaacaacatgaaaccacaggggttgtttttggaatttaccctagtTTTAAAGTTATAGCTACTAAacatcaattaattttttttggtaggaataggaaagaaaaaaacaaagacaaaaacCTAactcgggattagcctagggaagctaacccccacaacATCTTCCAAAAGAAGAGAGGATAAATAATCTGGAGGAGAAGAGAGTGAAAGTCAATTAATGCTTTAGACTAACACTTGATCATTTCAAGATaaatatttttaagaattaataatagtttaagcaactttaattatttaacttttttatttttgaagtcatttaactgctttttttttttatcaggaGAGAGAGTGAAAGTTTAGAGAAAAAATCTTTCCAAATagtgatttttttaaataaaaaagaacatgGTTATATGGAAAATATAGTTCTAAAAAGGTTTAATTTTTGAAGATTTCAATTTTAAAGTCGTCAACGGTTGAGAAAATTTATAGTACTATTGGAATAATATATTTGACTAATAAAAATCATTTGCATACCACTTATAATTAGTATTAGTATAGAGAAAAAATGTatatttgtgaaattaattGTTTCGTCGGGTCAGAGCACTTTAAATTTTTTCTCTAACTGAAATTTTAAGTGAAAATTAATAGTTAtagtattaaaaagtgtaaatttaagtgatttttatattaaattttgaaatttggtAATGATGCGAAAATGATTCTTTGGTATGCccaaaattaataaacttaattataattaaaaaaaataaaaccaaaaatattaatttaataataaaaaaattgaagcaAACAAACTTGTCCTAAAATGTTTACTAGAAATGTGTATGTCCCAATCTAGAGTGTGCTTGTCCAACTCAGAAACATGGATGCTGACGTGGGTTTGACCTTGCATTGCCATTTCCATCACATCTTTGCACCttacacatatatataaattaaactaaaaaggTTGTCCTAAAAATTTTCTATTTCTGCTAAGGTTACCCTTCCCCAAAAAATTGAACTATGCCTTCTCCGAACGAATTGGATGGGTTTAGGAATAGAATTTGAATTTCGTATAGAGCATTTTTCCGCGAGCATCGAATCAAATAACCAGGCATATTTGAAGAGCATTGAATCGAATAATCGGACAACTTATAAAGAAAATAGTTGCCAAAGAATCGACGTAACAGTGAGGAATCCAGCAATGACATGAGTTGACGTCCTATGAATATCGCCGGAAACTTGCACGGCTTCGGGATCCTGCCCATTCGCAGACTTCAAACTGCAATTTcacattttaaattttatgaaaaaacaTTAACTAGATATCACATATTATGTCAACCTTAATTAACCTATAAAGATATacacaaacaaaaataataataataataataattaataaatgagACGTGCTAGCCATAATATTGTCAAGGATTCAGTAGAGAATGGTCCCCTTGACAGACCTtttatatatttctttaagtaacaattattattttgattgTCCTTTACAATTAATATTTTGCTTCtatatttcatttttgttttttcttttgttatgTATTCACATTTGAgttttataaaaagaaaaatacaccGGCCGAAATTAATCGAATTAACCGTCATTGACCATTCAGTCATCAACATTATCACTGACCATCTGCTCCTAAACTAAGAATTAGTTTTATCGATTGTCATTAAAATTTGAAGTtagcttaaaaaaaaaatcacctaATTTTATTCTGTTTCAATAAAATAAGGAGTAAGGTgccaaaataggtctaaagtttttggggaagtaccaatttaggctcaacgttatTATAACACTGAcaaatatcaatattattttaactagtgttcgaaatattgtggatattcaattacttttagtttgcatatgtTCCATGGGCCatgaaatttaggagtcatggaatggttgatgaaaaacaaatataaggttttaatgggcaagaatactaattatttTAACTCCTAAATTTCTATataacgttgagcctaaattgatacttccccaaaaaccttaggcctattttggtaccttatcccataaAATAATTCCAATATAGAAAAATTTACATAAATAGTAATATAACAGTCACGTTTAAAATGAGTaagttttatatataatataatatgataattagataacagtaaaaaataataaaataatatttattatttatttaataactACTTGAAACTGTTACGTGacaacaatatatataaaaggtgGTGATTTTTTATACGAAAATACAatttacaatatatatattattgtcaCGTAACGGTTTCAAGTAGTTATTAAGTTACCTAAACAATAATATGACAATCACGTTCAAAATGATTAAGCTTAATATGATAGTTAGATAgcagtaaaaaataataaaaaattatatttattatttacttaaTAACTACCTGAAACCGTTACGtgacaataatatatatatgtataagagGTGGCGattttttatacaaaaatacaatttacaaaactaatccgATTAACATGATACGAAAATCATTTTCTGtattatttcatatataatcatataaaacatatatatgaaataatataattttgacacaataatttttttacacGAATACAAAATTACTACCTCTAATATATACATTACATGGCATGCATATGGTTTCTACGTGACTACATGTTATATATAACAGAATTCTTTTCAATATAGTTGTTGTGTTAATATTTCAGTAAAAAAATTCATCTAAACTGGTTGAAATAATTTTACTGGGAAAAAAATCAATGACTTTATCAAAACTTGACCTTTTTTAACCTTATCCAAAACTTCAGTggtcattattgtaatttacccCTAAACTAGAGTATCTTAAACATTAGGACCAAATTGATAGCATATCAATAGTTTGGAGGTGTAAGTAGAAATATTAGAGAGTTTATAATACCTGGTGGAAGCCGGAGAAGGACAAAAAGTGATGACATAATCAGCTCCGGCGCAGGTAAAGGTACTAGTACCATCATCATAAGCATAGCTATAAGAGCGAGGGCAAGCATTTTTGAAGAATTCCGAATACGACGACGGTTTACAAGTATCCGGATTCGAAAACTCTCCGCTACAGCAATATTTCGGATCCCCAAACGCCTCACACGCGCTCCTACACGCCACGCTCTCTCCGTTCCCACTCTCCACCACCTTCAGCTCCGACGGGCAGCCACTATTCAACTCCGCCGCACACCCCGTCATCGAGCAATTCCCGGCCGTACCTCCAGCCGGTGCAATTAACATCGGAAGATTATATCCATCAACAAGACTAACATCGTAGAAATCAAGACCGTTAGCTCCGTTGAGAGTGAATTCGGCGAGGGTGGCAGGAGGGGCGGCGCCGTCGCCTGAGCATTGGATAGTAGAGGAGCCGCAATCGCCGGTTATGCAAGAGAATTTAGAAGTGGTAGGGTCTTGAGTGCAGAGAGTCCGGCCCCATAGACGGCCGGACCAGGAGGGTGGGACGGGGAAGGAATTGGATTCGCCGGGTTGAAGAGCGAAGCCGGTGGTTGGGAGTTGAGAAGTGCCGGCGTTTGAGAGTATTCCCGGCCAGACGGTGTAGGTGCACTTGTTTGAAATTGTGAATGTTGATGAATATGTGAATGGAAATATTAGGAGGAAATTAGAAAGGAAGAAAATATAACGGAATTCCATTATATTGGACGGAAACAGAAACGGATATGAGAAAATTGAAATGGAAAACGCTAATGAAAAAGAGTTTTCGGGTTTATGCAATATATAGAAGATTATATATAGAAGATTATGGAAAAAAGAAGAGGATAAAAAGAGGAGAGGATGGAAAGTAGAAATGGTGTGTAGGAAGTATGGGGAAAGGGGACCTATTTATAAATTTGAGAAACAAAGCACATGAAACTGAGACCAGAGCATAAGGTCGGTTTATTACTCTATTTTGtgttattattttgtatttttctgtATGTTTCCTTAACTATAACGGaatcaattaatttcttttcttataaataaaattttattatacatGAAAATTTTGGATAAGGCACCCTATGAtctagggttgtaaatgagtaCGAGTTATTTGTGTTCGACTTGATTTATAAATGAACGAGAGTTTGAGTATGATTTTGAAGTTTGATTCATTTATGATGAAATTTAATTCGAAAACTCGTAATCAGATTCGATTATAGGTTTGTGAATAAATTTATATACAAActcaattataatatttaaaaatagatttataattatttacaagTAAAGTtcataaataaattaacaaactGCTTGCAAGTAAAGATGACCAATAAATTAAAGTtcataaataaattaacaaactGCTTGTAAATAAAGATGACCAATAAATTACTCACAAGTAAAGTtcataaataaattaacaaactGCTTGCAAGTAAAGATgaccaataatatatataagaCTCTTTGAGTTAAGTATGAGTTGGATAAAGATCGACTCATACTAATTCGGTATTAAGTTTAAAATTGGGAatttataaaactaatagaaataaataaatttaaaaatgaattgtgaaaaaaaaaaatgattcgGTGCAATAAAGATTTCTTATTAGGTAACAAAATTCAGGGAGGTCAAATATTATGAAAGAATAGTATAGAAAAGAACAAGTAAAGTAAAGGATCGAAAtgatataatattaatattaaaataagTAAGGGATTATTGGAAGGATACAAAACGGTGAGTATGAGGTAACCTTTGGGTGAGGAGGTACAGAAAAGGGCGGCAAGAGCATCCAATTTGAAGAGGTCATGTGCAATTTGGCTGGCAGCacattatttattcattaatttcAATTCAGCTTCAGATTTTATTTGATTGGTCACACGAAAACTAGAgagaattttgaaaataaaaaagaagaagttaatttaattagtaaaaaagCTTGACCGCTTGAAATAAAGGATGCAAGTTGCAGGATGAGCCCAGAGTTATTCTTATGTTCTGAGTTTTTCTTTTGCAGTGTCCTTTGAAATGCTGGAAGAGCTTGctcttaataattatttaattaatataaatattaatctccaccgtacaaagataaaataataataataatatttatctaCAAAAATAAAAGCACATAAAGAATTGAGAAATATCTGCAGAAGCTATATTCACTTGTATTACACAAGCAACCGACTCTTTACTATGCTTAGCTTCTATTTGTTGGAAAGGAAATTAATTATAGGGATAACGTGAAAAAATATCCTAATGTTGATTATTAAacgcaattttatctttaatgttttATAAATAGTATAATTATattcataatatatataaatcaaatcAATTTTACTTTAATATTTGAAAGTTGAGTTATTATCGAGTTCTATTTCCGATTTATTGTTACAATATTGTCAAAATTTGGCCCATTAATACATTGTCtgtttgattcaaaaaaaaaagaaagttgaGTTAATTTTCAGTTATTATTAACAAAATATTCTTCTTAGTTATGAATCTCGTTAATATGTTATGttatagggttaattacaaatctgATCCATTTTGATAGTTTATAGCATCTTATAAATCTAGACATTTTTACTACATTTGGACAAAACTATCCTCATCTTCCTCATTCATTcattttcttcctcatttctttcTTTCATTTAAGAAAGCAGCTCCACCTTCCATGGCTTCCATAGCTTCCTCCCTTATcaatctctctttctctcttcttttcTCTGCCAAATCCGAATAACTAATCTTTCCTTCGTGACCGCCGCTTCTCTTCTCGTTTCTTTTCCCTAATTTCGTTGAACTTCAAGACTTAAATCGGGGAAGCTCCTCCACGAAAGCAAATTATTCCGCCAGCTAGTTGTATATGTCAAGGATTGATGAAAATAGTTTAGGTTTATGCAATTCGAAACCATACAACCATTGAAACTCTGCATTTTCAACAAATTCTTGTGATACTGCACTTTTCTGCAATTCCCGACATTTGTCGCATCTTTCACATTTCAACCTAATGCGGCAACGGTGTAGTGTTTCTAATGTTGTCGTGTCTGTCGCATTTTATCATAATACGACACTCCAGTAGTACGAGTTTGTCGCGTCTGTCGCATTTTATCATGATGCGACAAACTTCAGTAGTACGAGCTTGTCGCGTCTATCACCTTTTATCATGATGCGACAAACTTCAGTCGCATGAATTTGTCATGTTGTCGCATTTTATCATTGATAAGACAAACTTCAATAGAATGAGCTTGTCGCGTTTGTCGCATTTTATCATTGATAAGACAAACTTCAATAGTATGAGCTTGTCGCGTTTGTCGCATTTTATCATGATACGACAAATGTCAGGAATTGCAGAAAAGTGCAGTATTACGAGATTTTGTTGAAAATACAGAGTTTCAATGGGATGTATAGTTTCGCATCGCATAAAC includes these proteins:
- the LOC136208789 gene encoding thaumatin-like protein 1, yielding MEFRYIFFLSNFLLIFPFTYSSTFTISNKCTYTVWPGILSNAGTSQLPTTGFALQPGESNSFPVPPSWSGRLWGRTLCTQDPTTSKFSCITGDCGSSTIQCSGDGAAPPATLAEFTLNGANGLDFYDVSLVDGYNLPMLIAPAGGTAGNCSMTGCAAELNSGCPSELKVVESGNGESVACRSACEAFGDPKYCCSGEFSNPDTCKPSSYSEFFKNACPRSYSYAYDDGTSTFTCAGADYVITFCPSPASTSLKSANGQDPEAVQVSGDIHRTSTHVIAGFLTVTSILWQLFSL